One window of Herpetosiphonaceae bacterium genomic DNA carries:
- a CDS encoding amino acid adenylation domain-containing protein, producing MSEHDLALTGIAIIGMSGRFPGASSVEAFWQNLRAGVESVQFFSDEDVLAAGVNPAQLGDPSYVKARAVFDGAELFDAGFFGYNPREAAIMDPQQRLFLECAWESLEHAGYDSSTYPGLIGVFGGASMNTYLLANLYPNRDLIGLIGDFQSMIGNDKDYLTTRVSYKLDLKGPAVTVQTACSTSLVAVCLACQSLLQYQCDMALAGGSSIGVPQRGGYLYQEGGIGSPDGHCRAFDAAARGTVGGDGVGVVVLKRLEDALADGDTIHGVITGFAINNDGAIKAGYTAPSVEGQAQVIEAAQAMADVDPETIGYIETHGTATPIGDPIEIAALTQVFRARTDKTGFCAIGSVKTNIGHLNAAAGVAGLIKTVLALGHKRIPPSLHFTQPNPQIDFANSPFVVNSRLSPWTARGGPRRAGVSSFGIGGTNAHVVVEEAPQPEPSGPSRPWQLLPLSARSAAALEAATDNLAAYLEQDANLADVAYTLQVGRRAFGYRRVLLCRDLDDARRALASGRGRLLTRFQEDQQRPVAFLFPGGGAQHLAMAADLYQHEPTFRQEIDRCVELLKPQLGLDLRQVLYPQPGQSEAARELRQTALALPALFMVEYALAQLWISWGVRPSFMIGHSLGEYVAACLAGVFSLEDALALVVLRGRLMQQLQPGAMLSVAASPEEIQPFLNAAATDHLALAAINGPALCVVSGTAESIAALETTLSQRGLNVRQLHIDVAAHSALVEPILGTFTSFVRTLRLQAPRLPYLSNVTGTWATAADATDPQYWARHLRQTVRFGDGLQTLLAEPDLALLEVGPSQSLTTLAKAQATSDRIVLASMRHPNDQQPDDAFLLSTLGQLWLAGVTVDWAGYSAHERRRRLPLPTYPFERQRYWIDPPGAAATGSHDRGELLHIPSAVPAALPAAWEQAALHPRPHLPNEYIAPRSDLEQLIAGVWQNLLGIEPIGVEDNFFALGGHSLLATQIVARVSEVCRVELPLRSLFETPTIAGLAEQVALASAEAQPPAAPPIPPIPREAPLPLSFAQQRLWFVDQLAQGMSAYNMPAAVRLRGRLDAPALERALAEVVRRHEILRTTFALLGGQPVQRVAPAGSAALHLADLRDLPPEEREAEAKRLATIEAQQPFDLEAGPLLRSRLMRLQDDEHVLMLAMHHIIADEWSLGVLIRELTTLYAAFSQGQPSPLPELPIQYADFAAWQRAWLAPGAPGGVLEEQLSYWQRHLADAPVLQLPTDRPRSPVGTFRGTNQTFTLPLELADRLRDLSQRAGCTLFMTLLAAFQTLLSRYSGQSDIVVSSGVANRRRPELETLIGCFINILVLRVDLADRPRFRDLLGRVREICLEAYAHQDLPFELLVERLHPERDLSYNPLAQVMFIVQNAPVEIHDLPDLTVEPVVLFERAAAQFDLTMHVWEQPDGLRGIVEYNTDLFDAATIARMLGHFRVLLEAIVADPDRRTSELPLLTTAERYQMIVEWNATQTAFPADRCLHELFEAHVTRDPGAVALIVDEWQPQTTPGIQRMTYGDLNQRADRLAAHLRALGVGPDVPVGLYVERSAEMVIGILGILKAGGAYVPLDPDYPRERLAAMVRDARMPVLVTQSRLDAGIFQASASQQAPVVVYLDRSLPPVDPQPRQQPAVATTPEHLAYVIYTSGSTGRPKGIAIRHRGVLNNIVDLNERFDVGPADRVLALSSISFDMSVYEVLGTLAAGATIVMPAMQVSREPECWADLLVRHQVTVWNSAPPLLKILVDHVADRPPQHPRWLRLAILGGDWVPVTLPDRLKAIAPDVRVISLGGATEASIHSTIFPVDVRDPGWRSIPYGWPMANQRIYVLDANLQPVPIGVPGELHLGGIGLARGYFNRPDLTAAKFIPNPFIGDDPSLDPSDRIYKTGDQVRYLPDGNTELLGRIDHLVKIRGFRIELGEIKAVLERHPSVREAVVVVREDQPSTGGHPQKRLVAYVVAQRNNGTTEQRNNATGDSELETRSLEPGTWNLELRAYLKEQLPDYMVPSAFVFLDALPLSPNGKVDRKALPAPQPETNERAEVLAAPRTPIEELLAGIWADVLGMERVGIHDNFFELGGHSLLATQVLSRVRAAIDVTLPLRELFEAPTVAGMAARVAAARQVWNPPPLRPAAREDAIPLSFAQQRLWFLDQLQPHSPFYNVPLAVRLSGQLDRAGLEQSLSAVLRRHEALRTTFSEVAGAPRQVIAPAATIDLTVVDLRGLPAFEREQEARRLAAIEARRPFDLQHGPLLHAALLRLDDAEHVLILTLHHIVADGWSLGVLLREMAALYQAQIDGTAPALPDLPVQYADYAIWQRTWLRGEVLEAQLGYWRGKLAGAPSALDLPTDRPRPAVQTFNGAIHTFTLPAELSTALSALSQREGVTLFMTLLAAFQTVLSRYSGQTDIVVGSPIAGRAQPEVEGLIGCFINTMVLRADLSGRPTFRALLGQVREACLDAYAHQDLPFELLVEALHPDRDLSHHPLIQVLFALQNAPIPELSVPGLTLQPLEVSSGTARLDLALSMTETVGGLAGTLEYNTDLFEAATIARLAGHIQTLLESVVADPDRRVTDLRLLTAADHAQLRAWHAPNLSLPSALVPQRLVDQARRTPQAPALVCGSATLTYAELLGRSNQLAHHLRALGVGGCPPGETRVAVLLPRGLDLVVSLLAVWQAGGAYVPLDARYPAERLAFVLADSAPTVLLTDSGLLAAMPAPATQVVCLDAAWPEIARQPETSPVVSRQPEQLAYLIYTSGTTGQPKAVMVEHRQLATMLAGSAHSFGFAATDTMPWIASVAFDISLLEVFSMLLVGGTTRIVTQEQVLDLPLLVDGLARCTVLHAVPSLMQQVVATLDEQPEWAARCQGLRLIYTGGDAVPPELLTGLQRLFPQATVCVLYGPTETTVIATSYTVPRSMAVSGHIIGRALPNVRLRIVDRYGSEVPIGAAGELQIGGPQVTRGYWRRPALTAEKYHAADEQRWYRTGDLARYRADGVIEYLGRIDTQVKIHGFRIEPGEIEAVLRQHESVAEAVVVARADNGGEKRLVAYVVEQGNTRTGEGLHPKLRAYLKDRLPEYMVPSVFVILDALPLSPNGKLDRNALPAPGDVRLQLGAEFVAPRTAIEAQLARIWAEVLGVERVGVFDNFFELGGHSLLAAQVVSRVRSAFGPRMTLRTLFETPTVAGIAEALSGSPSEQTDAPEDDIPLVARGDQSLDQLLAELEQLPDEAITALLASERQAIDETSPQEMS from the coding sequence ATGAGCGAGCATGATCTCGCGCTGACCGGCATCGCGATCATCGGGATGAGCGGGCGTTTTCCGGGTGCTAGCAGCGTCGAAGCGTTCTGGCAGAACCTCCGCGCCGGAGTCGAGTCAGTCCAGTTTTTCTCCGATGAGGACGTGCTGGCAGCGGGAGTCAATCCGGCCCAGCTAGGCGATCCGAGCTACGTCAAGGCCCGGGCTGTGTTCGACGGCGCGGAGCTCTTCGACGCGGGCTTTTTCGGCTACAACCCGCGCGAGGCAGCGATCATGGACCCGCAGCAGCGGCTCTTTTTGGAGTGCGCCTGGGAGTCGTTGGAGCACGCGGGCTACGACTCATCCACCTATCCGGGGCTGATCGGCGTCTTTGGCGGCGCAAGCATGAACACCTATCTGCTGGCAAACCTGTATCCGAACCGCGATCTGATCGGGCTGATCGGCGATTTCCAGTCGATGATCGGCAACGACAAGGATTATCTGACCACGCGCGTCTCGTACAAGCTGGATCTGAAAGGTCCAGCCGTCACCGTCCAGACCGCCTGCTCGACCTCGCTGGTGGCGGTCTGCCTGGCGTGTCAAAGTCTGCTCCAGTACCAGTGCGACATGGCGCTGGCGGGCGGCTCGTCGATCGGCGTTCCTCAGCGCGGCGGCTACCTCTACCAGGAAGGCGGCATCGGCTCGCCCGACGGCCACTGCCGGGCCTTCGACGCGGCAGCGCGCGGAACGGTCGGCGGCGATGGCGTGGGCGTGGTCGTGCTCAAGCGGCTTGAAGACGCGCTGGCTGATGGCGACACGATTCACGGCGTGATCACCGGCTTTGCGATCAACAATGACGGCGCGATCAAAGCGGGCTACACCGCGCCGAGCGTCGAGGGGCAGGCCCAGGTGATCGAGGCGGCGCAGGCGATGGCGGATGTCGATCCTGAGACGATCGGCTACATCGAGACGCACGGCACGGCCACACCAATCGGCGATCCGATCGAGATCGCCGCGCTGACCCAGGTGTTTCGTGCCCGAACTGACAAGACCGGCTTCTGCGCGATCGGCTCGGTCAAGACCAATATCGGCCATCTCAACGCGGCGGCGGGCGTGGCGGGCCTGATCAAGACCGTGCTCGCGCTCGGCCACAAGCGCATCCCGCCGAGCCTGCACTTCACACAGCCGAACCCGCAGATCGACTTTGCCAACAGCCCGTTTGTTGTGAACTCGCGGCTCTCTCCGTGGACGGCACGGGGTGGCCCGCGCCGCGCTGGCGTGAGCTCGTTCGGCATCGGCGGCACGAACGCGCATGTGGTGGTCGAAGAAGCGCCACAGCCTGAGCCGTCGGGTCCGTCGCGGCCCTGGCAACTGCTGCCGCTCTCGGCGCGCAGCGCGGCGGCGCTTGAGGCCGCGACCGACAACCTGGCCGCCTATCTGGAGCAGGACGCGAATCTGGCCGATGTGGCCTATACCTTGCAGGTCGGACGACGCGCCTTCGGCTACCGGCGCGTGCTGCTCTGCCGCGATCTGGACGATGCCCGGCGCGCGCTGGCGTCTGGGCGCGGACGGCTGCTGACTCGGTTTCAGGAAGATCAGCAGCGCCCCGTGGCGTTTCTGTTTCCCGGCGGCGGCGCTCAGCATCTCGCAATGGCGGCGGATCTGTATCAGCACGAGCCGACCTTCCGCCAGGAGATCGATCGCTGCGTCGAGCTACTCAAGCCTCAGCTAGGGCTGGATCTGCGCCAGGTGCTCTATCCACAGCCGGGCCAGTCGGAGGCCGCCCGCGAGTTGCGCCAGACGGCGCTCGCGCTGCCAGCGCTCTTTATGGTCGAGTACGCGCTGGCCCAGCTCTGGATCTCGTGGGGCGTCAGGCCGTCGTTCATGATCGGCCACAGCCTGGGCGAGTATGTCGCCGCCTGTCTGGCCGGTGTCTTCTCGCTGGAGGACGCGCTGGCGCTGGTGGTGCTGCGCGGACGCCTGATGCAGCAGCTACAGCCGGGAGCCATGCTCAGCGTCGCCGCGTCGCCGGAGGAGATCCAGCCGTTTCTGAACGCAGCGGCTACCGATCACCTGGCGCTGGCGGCGATCAACGGTCCGGCGCTGTGTGTGGTTTCAGGAACCGCAGAGTCCATCGCCGCGCTTGAGACGACGCTCAGCCAGCGCGGCTTGAACGTCCGCCAGCTTCATATCGACGTTGCCGCCCACTCCGCGCTGGTCGAGCCGATCCTGGGAACGTTTACCAGCTTCGTCCGAACGCTGCGCTTGCAGGCACCGCGGCTGCCCTATCTTTCCAACGTCACCGGCACGTGGGCCACCGCAGCCGACGCGACCGATCCGCAGTACTGGGCGCGGCATCTGCGCCAGACCGTGCGCTTCGGCGATGGGCTGCAAACGCTCCTGGCTGAGCCGGATCTGGCGCTGCTGGAAGTGGGACCAAGCCAGTCGCTAACCACGCTGGCAAAGGCCCAGGCTACGAGCGACCGGATCGTGCTTGCTTCGATGCGCCACCCCAACGATCAACAGCCGGACGATGCGTTTCTGCTGTCCACGCTCGGACAGCTCTGGCTTGCCGGAGTTACCGTGGACTGGGCGGGCTATTCCGCTCATGAGCGCCGCCGCAGGCTGCCGCTGCCGACCTACCCGTTCGAGCGGCAGCGCTACTGGATCGACCCGCCGGGCGCTGCGGCAACCGGCTCACACGATCGCGGCGAGCTTCTGCACATACCGTCGGCTGTGCCCGCCGCGCTGCCAGCCGCGTGGGAGCAGGCCGCGCTCCATCCTCGGCCCCATCTGCCCAACGAGTATATCGCTCCCCGCAGCGATCTTGAGCAGCTCATCGCGGGCGTGTGGCAGAATCTTCTTGGCATCGAGCCGATCGGCGTCGAAGACAACTTCTTTGCACTGGGCGGTCACTCGCTCCTGGCGACACAGATCGTCGCGCGCGTGTCCGAGGTCTGCCGCGTCGAGCTGCCGCTGCGCAGCCTGTTCGAGACGCCGACGATCGCGGGCCTGGCCGAGCAGGTGGCGCTGGCCTCAGCCGAGGCGCAGCCGCCTGCCGCTCCGCCGATCCCGCCGATCCCGCGCGAGGCTCCGCTGCCGCTCTCGTTCGCCCAGCAGCGGCTCTGGTTCGTCGACCAGCTCGCGCAGGGGATGTCGGCCTACAATATGCCCGCAGCCGTGCGGCTGCGCGGGCGGCTCGATGCGCCTGCTCTTGAGCGCGCGCTGGCCGAGGTCGTGCGACGCCATGAGATCTTGCGGACGACCTTCGCGCTGCTTGGCGGGCAGCCGGTCCAGCGCGTCGCGCCAGCCGGAAGCGCAGCGCTGCACCTTGCCGATCTGCGCGATCTGCCGCCGGAAGAGCGCGAGGCCGAGGCCAAGCGCCTGGCGACGATCGAGGCGCAACAGCCCTTCGATCTCGAAGCGGGGCCGCTGCTGCGCTCCAGATTGATGCGGCTGCAAGACGATGAGCACGTGCTGATGCTCGCCATGCACCACATCATCGCCGATGAGTGGTCGCTGGGCGTGCTGATCCGTGAGCTAACCACGCTCTACGCGGCCTTCAGCCAGGGCCAGCCATCGCCATTGCCTGAGCTGCCGATCCAGTACGCCGACTTCGCCGCATGGCAGCGCGCGTGGCTTGCCCCAGGGGCACCCGGCGGCGTGCTGGAAGAGCAGTTGAGCTACTGGCAGCGCCACCTTGCCGACGCGCCCGTGCTTCAGCTTCCCACCGACCGGCCACGCTCGCCGGTTGGGACCTTCCGAGGCACAAATCAGACGTTCACGCTGCCGCTTGAGCTGGCGGATCGGCTGCGCGACCTGAGCCAGCGGGCGGGCTGTACCCTGTTCATGACGCTGCTGGCGGCCTTTCAAACGCTGCTGAGCCGCTACTCCGGCCAGTCCGACATTGTTGTCAGCAGCGGCGTGGCGAACCGCCGCAGGCCAGAGCTGGAAACGCTGATCGGCTGCTTCATCAACATTCTGGTGCTGCGCGTCGATCTGGCCGATCGGCCACGGTTCCGCGATCTGCTTGGCCGCGTGCGCGAGATCTGCCTTGAGGCGTATGCCCATCAAGATCTTCCGTTCGAGCTGCTGGTCGAGCGGCTGCATCCTGAGCGCGATCTCAGCTATAACCCGCTGGCGCAGGTGATGTTTATCGTCCAGAACGCGCCGGTGGAGATCCACGATCTGCCCGATCTGACCGTGGAGCCGGTGGTGCTGTTCGAGCGGGCGGCGGCGCAGTTCGATCTGACGATGCATGTCTGGGAGCAGCCCGACGGACTTCGCGGGATCGTCGAGTACAACACCGATCTCTTCGACGCCGCGACGATCGCGCGCATGCTTGGGCACTTCCGGGTGCTGCTTGAGGCGATCGTCGCCGATCCCGACCGGCGGACCAGCGAGCTGCCGCTGCTGACCACAGCCGAGCGCTATCAGATGATCGTCGAGTGGAACGCCACGCAGACGGCCTTCCCCGCCGATCGCTGCCTGCACGAGCTGTTCGAGGCGCACGTGACACGCGATCCCGGCGCGGTCGCGCTGATCGTGGACGAGTGGCAGCCGCAGACAACGCCGGGCATCCAGCGCATGACCTACGGCGATCTCAACCAGCGCGCCGATCGACTGGCCGCGCACCTGCGCGCGCTTGGCGTCGGGCCGGACGTGCCGGTCGGCCTGTATGTCGAGCGGTCGGCGGAGATGGTGATCGGCATCCTCGGTATTCTCAAGGCGGGCGGCGCGTATGTGCCGCTCGACCCCGACTATCCGCGCGAGCGGCTGGCGGCGATGGTGCGCGATGCCCGGATGCCGGTGCTGGTGACGCAATCCCGCCTCGACGCCGGGATCTTCCAGGCAAGCGCCAGTCAGCAAGCGCCGGTCGTGGTGTATCTCGACCGCAGCCTGCCGCCGGTCGATCCACAGCCGCGCCAGCAGCCAGCGGTCGCGACGACGCCTGAGCATCTGGCGTATGTGATCTACACCTCAGGCTCGACCGGACGACCCAAAGGTATTGCGATCCGGCATCGCGGCGTGCTGAACAATATCGTTGATCTCAACGAGCGCTTCGATGTCGGCCCCGCCGATCGCGTGCTAGCGCTCTCGTCGATCAGCTTCGATATGTCGGTCTATGAGGTGCTTGGCACGCTCGCGGCGGGCGCGACGATCGTGATGCCTGCGATGCAGGTTTCGCGCGAGCCCGAATGCTGGGCCGATCTGCTGGTCCGGCATCAGGTCACGGTCTGGAACTCCGCGCCGCCGCTGCTCAAGATCCTGGTCGATCATGTTGCCGATCGTCCGCCGCAGCACCCGCGCTGGCTGCGGCTGGCAATCCTCGGCGGCGACTGGGTGCCGGTGACGCTGCCGGATCGGCTCAAGGCTATCGCGCCGGATGTGCGCGTGATCAGCCTGGGCGGCGCGACCGAGGCTTCGATTCACTCGACGATCTTTCCGGTCGATGTGCGCGATCCCGGCTGGCGGAGCATCCCTTATGGCTGGCCGATGGCGAACCAGCGCATCTATGTGCTGGATGCGAATTTGCAGCCGGTGCCGATCGGGGTGCCGGGCGAGCTGCACCTGGGCGGGATCGGCCTGGCGCGAGGCTACTTCAATCGTCCGGATCTTACGGCGGCCAAGTTCATCCCCAACCCATTCATCGGCGACGATCCGAGCCTCGATCCATCCGACCGGATCTACAAAACCGGCGATCAGGTGCGCTACCTGCCCGATGGCAACACCGAGCTGCTCGGCCGGATCGATCATCTGGTGAAGATTCGCGGCTTCCGCATCGAGCTTGGCGAGATCAAGGCCGTGCTGGAACGCCACCCCTCGGTTCGCGAGGCCGTGGTCGTCGTGCGCGAGGATCAGCCGTCCACGGGCGGGCATCCGCAGAAACGGCTGGTGGCGTACGTTGTAGCACAACGGAACAACGGCACAACGGAACAACGGAACAACGCAACTGGGGACTCGGAACTCGAAACTCGAAGCTTGGAACCTGGAACCTGGAACCTGGAGCTCCGCGCCTATCTCAAAGAGCAGCTCCCCGACTACATGGTGCCGAGCGCGTTCGTCTTCCTCGATGCGCTGCCGCTCTCACCGAACGGCAAAGTCGACCGCAAAGCGCTGCCCGCGCCGCAGCCGGAGACGAACGAGCGCGCCGAGGTATTGGCAGCGCCGCGCACGCCGATCGAGGAATTGCTGGCAGGCATCTGGGCCGATGTGCTGGGCATGGAGCGCGTCGGCATCCACGACAATTTCTTTGAGCTGGGCGGTCACTCGCTGCTGGCAACCCAGGTCTTGTCGCGGGTGCGGGCGGCAATCGACGTGACGCTGCCGCTGCGCGAGCTGTTTGAAGCGCCAACGGTCGCGGGCATGGCGGCGCGCGTCGCAGCGGCCCGGCAGGTCTGGAATCCGCCGCCGCTTCGTCCGGCAGCTCGCGAGGACGCGATCCCGCTATCGTTCGCGCAGCAGCGGCTCTGGTTCCTCGATCAGCTTCAGCCCCACAGCCCGTTCTACAACGTGCCGCTGGCTGTGCGGCTCAGCGGCCAGCTCGATCGCGCGGGGCTTGAGCAGAGCTTAAGCGCGGTGCTGCGCCGCCACGAGGCGCTGCGGACAACCTTTAGCGAGGTCGCGGGAGCGCCCCGCCAGGTGATCGCGCCAGCCGCGACGATCGATCTAACGGTCGTGGATCTGCGTGGGCTGCCAGCATTCGAGCGCGAGCAGGAGGCGCGGCGGCTGGCAGCGATCGAGGCGCGCCGCCCCTTCGATCTCCAGCACGGCCCGCTGCTGCACGCCGCGCTGCTCCGTCTCGATGACGCGGAGCATGTGCTGATCCTGACGCTGCACCATATCGTCGCGGATGGCTGGTCGCTCGGCGTGCTGCTGCGCGAGATGGCGGCGCTGTATCAGGCGCAGATCGACGGCACCGCGCCAGCGCTGCCCGATCTGCCGGTGCAGTACGCCGACTACGCGATCTGGCAGCGCACCTGGCTACGCGGCGAGGTGCTGGAGGCGCAGCTTGGCTACTGGCGCGGGAAGCTCGCGGGCGCGCCGTCGGCGCTGGATCTGCCCACCGATCGACCGCGCCCGGCGGTCCAAACCTTCAACGGCGCGATCCATACGTTTACGCTGCCCGCCGAGCTTTCCACCGCGCTCTCGGCGCTGAGCCAGCGGGAAGGCGTGACGCTCTTTATGACGCTGCTGGCGGCATTCCAGACGGTCCTATCGCGCTATAGCGGACAGACCGACATCGTGGTCGGCTCGCCGATCGCCGGACGAGCGCAGCCCGAAGTCGAGGGGCTGATCGGCTGCTTCATCAATACGATGGTGCTGCGCGCCGACCTTTCGGGCCGCCCGACCTTCCGCGCGCTGCTTGGGCAGGTGCGCGAGGCGTGTCTAGACGCCTATGCACACCAGGATCTGCCATTTGAGCTGCTGGTCGAGGCGCTGCATCCCGATCGCGATCTGTCGCATCATCCGCTGATCCAGGTGCTATTCGCGCTTCAGAACGCGCCAATTCCTGAGCTGAGCGTTCCGGGGCTGACGCTGCAACCGCTGGAAGTATCGAGCGGTACGGCGCGGCTCGACCTGGCGCTATCGATGACCGAGACGGTCGGTGGGCTGGCCGGGACGCTGGAGTACAACACCGATCTGTTCGAGGCCGCGACCATTGCCCGTCTTGCCGGGCATATCCAGACGCTACTCGAAAGCGTCGTGGCCGATCCCGACCGACGGGTGACGGATCTCCGGCTGCTGACCGCCGCCGACCATGCTCAGCTTCGCGCCTGGCACGCACCCAACCTGTCGCTGCCATCGGCGCTTGTTCCACAGCGCCTGGTCGACCAGGCGCGCCGCACGCCGCAAGCTCCTGCGCTAGTCTGCGGCTCCGCGACGCTGACCTATGCCGAGCTGCTGGGACGGTCCAATCAGCTCGCGCACCACCTGCGCGCGCTGGGCGTCGGCGGGTGCCCGCCGGGCGAGACGCGCGTCGCCGTGCTGCTGCCGCGCGGCCTCGATCTGGTGGTGTCGCTGCTGGCGGTCTGGCAGGCGGGCGGAGCCTATGTGCCCCTGGACGCGCGCTATCCCGCCGAGCGGCTGGCGTTCGTGCTCGCCGATAGCGCGCCGACGGTGCTGCTCACTGACAGCGGTCTGCTGGCGGCGATGCCAGCACCCGCCACGCAGGTGGTCTGCCTGGATGCTGCGTGGCCGGAGATCGCGCGGCAGCCTGAGACATCGCCCGTGGTGTCGCGGCAGCCTGAGCAACTCGCGTATCTGATCTACACCTCGGGCACGACCGGCCAGCCAAAGGCGGTGATGGTCGAGCACCGGCAACTGGCGACCATGCTGGCAGGCAGCGCCCACAGCTTTGGCTTCGCCGCGACGGATACGATGCCCTGGATCGCCTCGGTGGCGTTCGACATCAGCCTGCTGGAAGTATTCAGCATGCTGCTGGTCGGCGGCACGACGCGGATTGTCACTCAGGAGCAGGTGCTCGATCTGCCGCTGCTGGTCGATGGGCTGGCCCGCTGTACGGTGCTGCACGCCGTGCCGAGCCTGATGCAGCAGGTGGTGGCAACCCTGGACGAGCAGCCGGAGTGGGCGGCGCGCTGCCAGGGCTTGCGACTGATCTACACCGGCGGCGATGCGGTCCCACCGGAGCTGCTGACCGGCCTGCAACGGCTGTTCCCGCAGGCGACGGTCTGCGTGCTCTACGGCCCGACCGAGACAACCGTGATCGCTACGTCGTATACGGTGCCACGCAGCATGGCAGTGTCCGGCCATATCATTGGGCGAGCGCTGCCCAATGTGCGGCTGCGGATCGTGGACCGCTACGGCTCCGAGGTGCCGATCGGCGCAGCAGGCGAGCTACAGATCGGCGGGCCGCAGGTGACACGCGGCTACTGGCGGCGGCCCGCGCTCACCGCCGAGAAGTATCACGCGGCTGACGAGCAGCGCTGGTATCGCACCGGCGACCTGGCGCGCTATCGCGCGGATGGCGTGATCGAGTACCTGGGCCGGATCGATACCCAGGTCAAGATTCACGGCTTCCGCATCGAGCCGGGTGAGATCGAGGCCGTGCTGCGGCAGCATGAGTCCGTCGCCGAGGCGGTCGTCGTGGCGCGGGCCGACAACGGCGGCGAGAAGCGGCTGGTAGCGTACGTCGTAGAACAGGGGAACACGAGAACAGGTGAGGGCCTGCACCCGAAACTCCGAGCCTACCTGAAGGATCGATTACCGGAGTACATGGTGCCGAGCGTGTTCGTGATCTTGGATGCGCTGCCGCTCTCACCAAACGGCAAGCTCGATCGCAACGCCCTGCCCGCGCCGGGCGACGTTCGCTTGCAGCTTGGCGCGGAGTTCGTCGCGCCGCGCACGGCGATCGAGGCGCAGCTAGCGCGGATCTGGGCCGAGGTGCTGGGCGTCGAGCGCGTGGGTGTCTTCGACAACTTCTTCGAGCTGGGCGGCCACTCGCTGCTGGCGGCGCAAGTCGTCTCGCGGGTACGCAGCGCCTTCGGCCCGCGCATGACGCTGCGCACGCTCTTCGAGACGCCGACCGTCGCCGGGATCGCGGAGGCGCTCAGCGGCAGCCCGTCCGAGCAGACGGATGCCCCGGAAGACGACATTCCGCTGGTCGCTCGCGGCGATCAGTCGCTCGATCAACTGCTGGCTGAGCTGGAGCAACTGCCGGATGAGGCGATCACGGCGCTGCTTGCCAGTGAGCGGCAGGCGATCGACGAAACCAGCCCGCAGGAGATGTCATGA